AAGGACGACCGGCTTCCAGGCTGGGGTAGTGTCAATAATAAGGTGAAGTTTCTCCGGTGGCTCGTCTTCAAAATCTCCTGCCCAGGTAGCACCTAATTCTCGAGAGAAGGTTCGCTCTTTTTCGTTCCGAGTGAAAACATATAACTTCGAGGATGGGAAAAGGTGTTGAGCGGCTTTCAACACCAGATGGGCAGAAGCGCCAAATCCCGAAAAACCGATATTCATTCCATTTTGGACATTTCCTAATTTAAGAGACCGATACCCTACCGCTCCGGCACAGAGCAAAGGAGCAGCTTCTTCATCTGAGAATTCAAAAGGAATGGGATAAGCAAAATTCTCTTTTACCACGGTGTATTCGGCATAACCACCATAGGCATCTCTTCCAGTCGCTTTGAATTCGGCACAGAGATTCTCCCTTCCCTCGTGGCAAAAGGAACACTTACCACAGGAAGAATGGATCCAAGCGATGCCTACCCGATCTCCTATTTTAATTTTTTGGACATGGCTCCCCTTCTCAACTACCCGTCCTACGATTTCATGTCCAAGGATCATCGGAAAAAAAGAAGGTG
The sequence above is drawn from the Candidatus Atribacteria bacterium ADurb.Bin276 genome and encodes:
- the adh gene encoding Alcohol dehydrogenase — protein: MKAMILKQLCDLNQDRSLLERVEFPYPSCKEDEVVVEVATCGVCRTELDEIEGRTPPSFFPMILGHEIVGRVVEKGSHVQKIKIGDRVGIAWIHSSCGKCSFCHEGRENLCAEFKATGRDAYGGYAEYTVVKENFAYPIPFEFSDEEAAPLLCAGAVGYRSLKLGNVQNGMNIGFSGFGASAHLVLKAAQHLFPSSKLYVFTRNEKERTFSRELGATWAGDFEDEPPEKLHLIIDTTPAWKPVVLSLRHLERGGRLVINAIRKERGDQDFLLQLSYSNDLWMEKEVKSVANVTRADVQKFLQLAAEVSIRPEVQIYPLEDANRALLELKDGKIRGAKVLRIKGHE